A window of the Zeugodacus cucurbitae isolate PBARC_wt_2022May chromosome 4, idZeuCucr1.2, whole genome shotgun sequence genome harbors these coding sequences:
- the LOC128921480 gene encoding tigger transposable element-derived protein 6-like: MSRRVVLTAKQKIAVLNDLKTSKDRKTIAAKYKVSLSTISRIQIQENKIRAITNPNRKRDRKGAHVNLDRTLLSWFNQIRSQNGIVTGPVLLSKAQEFALKLNESYVPDRSWLQRWCGRNALNFSKIYGEAGENNATSAEVFTTNRLPHIIEKFSPDCIFNADETGLYYKALPNGSYKGKYENPKGFKTQKQRLTFLFLCNATGTYKRAYCIGKSAKPRSFKGKQLPLPYYNNRSAWMTSVIWKKILIDLNQNLEKDNKQICLIVDNAPCHNTDEKFSNITIEFLPPNTTALIQPLDQGIIHSFKMEYRQILIKKQICALEKGLSIVEFLKSLTILDGINYANRAWNLVKQQTISNCFKKAGIDNIQFITDEIAATEGENYEWCTLDNEYIQCDNELVCFGTMSDEDIVADVLAVNQNSTEDEEVFAQSEACIKHPSTKNALLSLDSLRDYFCHNNIDPLEAFEDIENLILESSEKQKCQKKITDFLSKS; the protein is encoded by the exons ATGTCGCGTCGTGTTGTGTTAACAGCGAAACAAAAAATTGCGGTTTTAAACGATTTAAAGACTTCCAAAGACCGAAAAACCATTGCTGCTAAATATAAAGTTAGCTTAAGCACTATATCGCGCATTCAAATCCAAGAGAACAAAATCCGCGCCATAACAAATCCCAATAGGAAACGGGATAGGAAAGGCGCACACGTGAATTTGGACAGAACCTTGTTGTCCTGGTTTAACCAAATCCGGTCCCAAAATGGAATTGTTACCGGACCTGTCTTGCTTTCTAAAGCACAGGAATTTGcgttaaaattaaacgaaagttATGTGCCAGACCGTAGTTGGTTGCAGCGTTGGTGCGGGCGAAATGCCCTTAACTTCTCCAAGATTTACGGAGAAGCTGGCGAAAATAACGCAACAAGTGCAGAAGTTTTCACTACTAACCGTTTGCctcatattattgaaaaattttcgcCGGATTGTATATTTAATGCCGATGAAACCGGGCTGTACTACAAGGCGTTGCCAAATGGAAGTTACAAAGGCAAGTATGAGAATCCAAAGGGATTCAAAACTCAAAAGCAACGCCTCACATTTCTGTTTCTATGCAATGCAACCGGCACGTATAAACGTGCATATTGCATTGGAAAGTCGGCTAAACCACGGTCTTTTAAAGGAAAACAGCTACCGCTGccatattataataatagaaGTGCTTGGATGACGAGTGTTATTTGGAAAAAGATTCTAATAGATCTCAAtcaaaatcttgaaaaagaTAACAAGCAGATATGTTTGATTGTTGATAATGCTCCTTGCCACAATACAGATGAGAAATTCTCAAACATTACGATTGAATTTTTGCCACCAAATACAACTGCCCTTATACAGCCACTTGATCAAGGTATCATCCACTCCTTTAAAatggaatatcgacaaatactaataaaaaaacaaatttgtgcgTTGGAGAAGGGCTTATCTATAGTTGAATTCCTGAAATCGCTCACTATTTTGGATGGTATCAATTATGCAAATCGCGCTTGGAACCTTGTTAAGCAGCAAACAATTAGTAATTGTTTCAAAAAG gCAGGCATTGACAACATTCAATTCATTACAGATGAGATTGCAGCCACAGAAGGCGAAAACTATGAATGGTGCACACTCGATAATGAATACATTCAATGCGATAATGAACTTGTCTGCTTTGGAACCATGTCGGACGAGGATATTGTTGCGGACGTATTGGCCGTCAATCAAAATTCTACTGAAGATGAGGAAGTGTTCGCGCAATCTGAGGCTTGTATTAAACACCCCTCAACGAAAAATGCCTTGCTAAGCTTAGATTCGCTGCGTGACTATTTTTGTCATAACAATATAGATCCCTTAGAGGCTTTTgaagatattgaaaatttaatcctAGAGAGTTCTGAAAAACAGAAATGCCAGAAGAAAATAAcagattttttaagtaaatcttaa